Proteins from a genomic interval of Thermodesulfovibrionales bacterium:
- a CDS encoding macro domain-containing protein, translated as MKIIIEKTVNGKTLRLVQGDITERDVDAIVNAANSHLQHGGGVAGAIVRKGGSIIQEESDRIGFVPVGNAAVTGAGRLPARYVIHAVGPRMGEGDEDNKLRNAVLNSLKLASGKGLKSISLPAISSGIFGFPKERCAAILVREVAAYLRETPKTSLELVEFCVYDDLTAGLFRTEVGKVT; from the coding sequence ATGAAGATAATCATCGAGAAGACCGTCAACGGCAAGACCCTGAGACTCGTTCAGGGGGACATAACGGAACGCGATGTCGATGCGATCGTGAACGCGGCCAATTCCCATCTTCAGCACGGCGGAGGCGTCGCAGGCGCGATCGTGAGAAAGGGCGGCAGCATCATACAGGAGGAGAGCGACCGCATCGGCTTTGTCCCTGTCGGCAACGCCGCTGTCACCGGAGCGGGAAGGCTGCCCGCCAGGTATGTGATCCATGCCGTGGGGCCGAGGATGGGCGAAGGCGACGAAGACAATAAACTGAGAAACGCGGTACTCAACAGCCTCAAGCTCGCATCGGGAAAGGGTCTGAAGAGTATCTCCCTGCCGGCCATAAGCTCGGGCATCTTCGGTTTTCCGAAAGAGAGGTGCGCCGCGATACTCGTCAGGGAAGTGGCGGCATACCTCAGAGAGACTCCAAAGACAAGCCTCGAACTGGTCGAATTCTGCGTCTATGATGACCTCACGGCGGGTCTCTTCAGGACCGAGGTCGGTAAGGTTACGTAG